In Chitinophaga sp. HK235, a single window of DNA contains:
- a CDS encoding aspartyl/asparaginyl beta-hydroxylase domain-containing protein has product MSNTVKPWYNVFGGRYTGGQPPFYCREELSWVRVLEDNWETIRDEVIGLMQEKPARLRPYFINKSMSFPPKKWKTMGLYFWKFTMHDNCRKCPETVKLMKQIPNLTSCSLSVLEAGSNINPHQGDTDAIIRCHLGLSVPATLPDCGFQVSKEIRPWENGKALPFCDAHTHTAWNNSRERRLILIIDVIRPEFADQQNMICAHVLASSALQMLYQRFAFLGRQSGYLKKNLYHLLRYAIWVVLPIQRLKFF; this is encoded by the coding sequence ATGAGTAATACGGTTAAACCATGGTACAATGTATTTGGAGGCCGCTATACCGGCGGGCAGCCACCGTTTTATTGCAGAGAGGAGCTTTCATGGGTAAGGGTACTGGAAGATAATTGGGAAACTATCCGGGATGAAGTCATCGGATTAATGCAGGAGAAGCCCGCCAGATTACGGCCTTATTTCATTAATAAGTCCATGTCTTTTCCACCGAAAAAATGGAAGACCATGGGATTGTATTTCTGGAAATTCACCATGCATGACAACTGCAGAAAATGTCCGGAGACAGTGAAGCTGATGAAGCAGATCCCCAATCTCACCTCTTGTTCCCTCAGTGTATTGGAAGCAGGTTCCAACATCAACCCGCATCAGGGAGATACGGATGCAATTATCCGCTGTCATCTGGGATTATCGGTGCCTGCTACTTTGCCAGACTGCGGGTTTCAGGTATCAAAGGAAATCAGGCCATGGGAAAATGGGAAGGCGCTGCCATTCTGTGATGCCCACACCCATACCGCCTGGAATAACTCCAGGGAGCGGCGGTTAATCCTGATTATAGATGTGATCCGTCCCGAATTTGCCGATCAGCAAAATATGATATGTGCACATGTACTCGCGTCTTCCGCACTACAAATGTTATATCAACGATTTGCCTTCCTCGGACGGCAATCCGGTTACCTGAAGAAAAATCTCTATCATCTGCTGCGATATGCTATCTGGGTAGTATTACCTATACAGCGACTGAAATTTTTCTGA